One window of the Flavobacteriaceae bacterium YJPT1-3 genome contains the following:
- the recA gene encoding recombinase RecA, with product MSSEKDAKLKALKLTLDKLDKTYGKGTVMKMGDEAVVEVDVIPSGSLGLDVALGVGGYPRGRVIEIYGPESSGKTTLTLHAIAEAQKAGGIAAFIDAEHAFDRFYAEKLDVDIENLIISQPDNGEQALEITDNLIRSGAIDIIVIDSVAALTPKSEIEGEMGDSKMGLHARLMSQALRKLTASISKTKCTVIFINQLREKIGVMFGNPETTTGGNALKFYASVRLDIRRSTQIKDSNSAVQGNKTRVKVVKNKVAPPFRTAEFDIMYGEGVSKIGEIIDLGVDYEIVKKSGSWFSYEDTKLGQGRDAVKALLKDNPDLAEELEKKIHEAIKITTS from the coding sequence ATGAGCAGTGAAAAAGACGCCAAACTAAAAGCCTTAAAATTAACCCTGGATAAACTCGATAAAACCTACGGTAAAGGCACCGTGATGAAAATGGGAGACGAAGCCGTTGTTGAGGTCGACGTCATTCCATCAGGCTCCTTGGGGCTGGATGTTGCCCTGGGCGTAGGCGGCTATCCTCGTGGCCGGGTAATCGAAATTTACGGTCCCGAATCCTCTGGTAAAACCACCCTTACGTTGCATGCGATTGCAGAAGCGCAGAAAGCCGGAGGTATCGCTGCATTTATTGACGCCGAACATGCCTTTGACCGGTTTTATGCGGAAAAACTAGATGTCGATATTGAAAACCTCATCATTTCACAGCCCGATAACGGCGAGCAAGCTTTAGAGATTACCGATAATTTGATCCGCTCTGGTGCTATTGACATCATTGTCATCGACTCCGTTGCTGCCTTGACCCCAAAGAGTGAAATCGAAGGGGAAATGGGAGATTCGAAAATGGGCTTGCACGCTCGCTTGATGTCTCAAGCCTTGCGTAAACTGACCGCTTCTATCAGCAAGACTAAATGTACGGTCATATTTATCAATCAGTTGCGGGAGAAGATTGGGGTGATGTTCGGGAATCCCGAAACAACCACTGGAGGAAATGCGCTTAAGTTCTATGCTTCTGTCCGACTCGATATTCGTCGCTCGACGCAGATTAAAGACAGCAACAGCGCTGTACAAGGGAATAAGACCCGGGTAAAAGTCGTGAAAAACAAAGTAGCCCCTCCCTTTCGAACTGCCGAATTTGACATTATGTATGGAGAAGGGGTTTCCAAGATCGGAGAGATCATCGATCTTGGTGTAGACTACGAAATTGTTAAAAAGAGTGGTAGCTGGTTCAGTTACGAAGACACTAAACTTGGACAAGGCCGTGATGCAGTAAAAGCGCTGCTCAAAGACAATCCCGATCTGGCTGAAGAATTGGAAAAGAAAATCCATGAGGCCATTAAGATCACCACTTCCTAA
- a CDS encoding RNA polymerase sigma factor encodes MSLEQLIKDCKKNKPKAQEQLYQRYAGILFTISLKYCRNRAEAEDNLHDTFLTIFNKIEQYSGHGAFEGWLKRIAINTALQRYRQQGVYDIVNEENIKEVEVEVDEDEVSLDFLLSIIQDLPDRYRLVFNLYVLDGYSHKEISKMLNIAVGTSKSNLARARMILKEHIELYNEQKHSQTP; translated from the coding sequence GTGAGTTTAGAGCAACTCATCAAAGACTGCAAAAAGAATAAACCGAAAGCGCAGGAGCAGCTCTATCAGCGCTATGCGGGCATATTGTTCACCATAAGTTTAAAATACTGTCGAAATCGCGCTGAGGCGGAAGATAATTTACACGATACCTTCCTCACCATTTTCAACAAAATAGAACAGTACAGTGGGCATGGAGCTTTTGAAGGCTGGTTAAAACGGATCGCCATCAATACCGCTTTACAGCGCTATCGTCAACAAGGTGTCTACGATATCGTAAATGAAGAAAATATTAAAGAGGTTGAGGTTGAAGTAGATGAAGACGAGGTTTCTCTCGACTTTCTACTGAGCATCATCCAGGATTTACCGGATCGATACCGACTGGTGTTTAATCTTTATGTGCTGGACGGCTATTCGCATAAAGAGATTAGTAAAATGCTCAATATAGCCGTAGGAACCTCAAAGTCTAATTTGGCTCGGGCACGAATGATTTTGAAAGAGCACATTGAATTATATAACGAACAGAAACACTCTCAAACCCCATGA
- a CDS encoding lysophospholipid acyltransferase family protein — protein sequence MKWIRSMGVALWRVWFYILIALPILLLLPVLLISILKESWYPFFFRLARFWARFILFGMGFMPKVKRIAKPQLRASYMYIANHTSMIDIMMMLHVTRNPFVFVGKKELARFPLFGFFYKRTCILVDRGDAQSRAKVFQQAQDRLNQGLSICIFPEGGVPDDLEVVLDQFKDGAFRLAIDHQIPIVPIVFYDNKKRFPYRFFQGGPGRLRAKILELIPTAGMKTEQRKALRELSRKRILTALTGEF from the coding sequence ATGAAATGGATCCGTTCTATGGGTGTGGCGCTTTGGAGGGTGTGGTTTTACATCTTGATCGCCCTGCCTATCCTTTTACTTCTTCCTGTACTACTGATCAGCATTTTAAAAGAAAGTTGGTATCCGTTCTTCTTTAGATTGGCGCGGTTTTGGGCTCGTTTTATCCTATTCGGGATGGGATTTATGCCCAAGGTTAAGCGAATAGCAAAACCGCAGCTTCGTGCCAGTTATATGTATATCGCCAACCATACCTCCATGATCGATATCATGATGATGCTTCACGTAACGCGTAACCCATTTGTATTCGTGGGGAAAAAGGAATTGGCCCGTTTCCCCTTATTTGGTTTTTTTTATAAGCGAACCTGCATTTTAGTGGATCGCGGAGATGCTCAGAGTCGGGCTAAAGTCTTTCAGCAGGCACAAGACCGCCTAAACCAAGGGCTGAGTATTTGTATTTTTCCAGAGGGAGGCGTTCCTGATGATTTGGAGGTTGTTCTGGACCAGTTTAAAGATGGGGCCTTTCGTCTGGCTATAGACCATCAGATTCCGATAGTTCCTATTGTCTTTTATGACAATAAAAAACGTTTCCCCTATCGCTTCTTTCAGGGAGGTCCCGGACGGCTTCGCGCCAAGATACTCGAACTTATTCCTACTGCAGGAATGAAGACGGAGCAGCGCAAAGCGTTGAGGGAGCTTTCGCGAAAGCGGATCTTAACGGCACTTACCGGGGAGTTCTAA
- a CDS encoding Lacal_2735 family protein — MFGLFKKKSEKEKLQQEYQKLMKESYELSTTNRKRSDQKRAEAEEVMKKIESLS, encoded by the coding sequence ATGTTTGGACTTTTTAAAAAGAAATCAGAAAAAGAAAAGCTGCAGCAAGAGTATCAAAAATTAATGAAGGAGTCTTACGAACTCTCCACCACCAATCGAAAGAGAAGTGATCAAAAAAGAGCAGAAGCTGAGGAAGTCATGAAAAAAATCGAGAGCCTATCCTAA
- the trpS gene encoding tryptophan--tRNA ligase, whose translation MARILTGVQSTGTPHLGNLLGAILPAIRMANTPANESFLFIADLHSLTQIKEGEVLRANTLATAAAWLACGLDIEKSVFYRQSDIPQVTELSWYLSCFFPYQRLTLAHSFKDKADRLEDVNAGLFTYPMLMAADILLYDAEWVPVGKDQAQHLEMTRDVASRMHAQLGKDLFVLPEARFNETTMYVPGTDGEKMSKSKGNLINIFLPEKKLRKQIMSIATDSTPLEDPKDPDTCTVFALYQLLATDEQIAEMAQNYRGGNYGYGHAKQALFELILKEFGDIRTRFDHYMNHPEEVEEALLIGAKKAQQTADDVLGRVREALGY comes from the coding sequence ATGGCTCGAATTTTAACGGGGGTTCAGAGTACGGGTACTCCTCACTTAGGAAATCTTTTAGGGGCTATTTTGCCGGCTATTCGTATGGCGAACACTCCCGCTAATGAATCTTTTCTTTTTATCGCCGATTTGCATTCCCTCACTCAAATTAAGGAAGGGGAAGTATTACGCGCAAACACCTTAGCCACTGCAGCCGCCTGGTTGGCTTGTGGGCTGGATATCGAAAAAAGTGTCTTTTACCGACAAAGTGATATTCCTCAAGTTACGGAGCTGTCCTGGTACCTCAGCTGTTTTTTTCCCTATCAGCGACTTACACTGGCGCACAGTTTTAAAGACAAAGCGGACCGTCTGGAAGACGTCAATGCCGGCTTATTTACCTATCCCATGCTGATGGCCGCTGATATCTTACTGTATGATGCGGAGTGGGTGCCGGTGGGAAAAGACCAGGCGCAGCATCTTGAAATGACTCGTGACGTGGCTTCCCGAATGCACGCTCAGTTGGGTAAAGATCTTTTTGTACTCCCTGAAGCACGCTTTAACGAAACGACCATGTATGTTCCGGGTACCGACGGCGAAAAAATGAGTAAAAGTAAGGGCAACCTGATCAATATTTTTTTACCGGAAAAGAAGCTTCGCAAGCAGATCATGAGCATCGCCACAGACAGTACGCCATTGGAGGACCCAAAAGACCCCGATACTTGTACGGTCTTTGCCCTGTATCAATTGCTGGCCACGGACGAACAAATTGCCGAGATGGCGCAAAATTACCGGGGGGGCAATTATGGCTACGGGCATGCAAAACAGGCCTTATTTGAACTTATTCTCAAGGAGTTTGGTGATATCCGCACGCGATTTGATCACTATATGAATCATCCAGAGGAGGTGGAAGAGGCTTTGCTGATTGGTGCAAAAAAAGCACAGCAAACCGCCGATGACGTATTGGGCCGGGTACGTGAAGCCTTAGGCTACTAG
- the dprA gene encoding DNA-processing protein DprA, whose amino-acid sequence MSSSALLALLTLQRIPNLGDASIKKLIRHFGAATTVLEQKKAALLEVEGIGAHRLEHFYDPAHAAFAKAELRYIEGNGIAVLGYQDEAYPERLRHCLDGPVLLFQKGTIDWDNPRMISIVGTRKMTAYGAERIDAFMEEIATLDPVIISGFAYGVDIAAHRAAMRHGLQTVACLAHGLDKLYPAVHRKYVAGMEQRGGFVTDFWSTDHFDRKNFLRRNRIIAGLSEATVVMESAAQGGSLVTAELANSYARDVFAVPGRVNDPLSVGCNNLIKQNQAHLLTSAADLIYIMNWTLDRPSQPIQKQLFLDLEPQEQEVFNVLERQHNEQLDTIALQCMRPPHQVASTLLSLELKGVVRPLPGKRFELT is encoded by the coding sequence ATGTCATCTTCAGCTCTTTTGGCACTGCTCACCTTACAGCGCATTCCTAACCTTGGAGATGCGTCTATCAAAAAACTGATACGACATTTCGGAGCGGCTACTACAGTATTGGAACAGAAAAAGGCTGCATTGCTGGAGGTGGAGGGCATTGGGGCGCATCGTCTGGAGCACTTTTATGATCCGGCGCATGCTGCTTTCGCGAAAGCAGAATTACGCTACATCGAAGGGAATGGGATCGCCGTATTGGGCTATCAGGACGAGGCCTATCCCGAACGTCTACGGCATTGCCTGGACGGTCCGGTGCTTTTATTTCAAAAAGGGACTATTGATTGGGATAACCCGCGTATGATCAGTATCGTGGGCACGCGTAAAATGACGGCCTATGGTGCCGAACGGATAGACGCCTTTATGGAGGAGATTGCAACCCTAGACCCGGTGATCATCTCGGGTTTTGCCTATGGGGTAGATATTGCTGCACATAGGGCTGCTATGAGACACGGACTTCAAACCGTGGCTTGTCTTGCGCATGGCCTGGATAAATTGTATCCGGCTGTGCACAGAAAATATGTGGCCGGTATGGAGCAGCGTGGTGGTTTTGTGACCGATTTCTGGAGTACTGACCACTTTGACCGTAAAAATTTCTTGAGGCGTAATCGAATCATTGCCGGACTTAGTGAAGCGACCGTTGTGATGGAAAGCGCCGCTCAGGGAGGATCGTTGGTCACGGCCGAATTAGCGAACTCCTACGCCCGTGATGTGTTTGCGGTACCCGGAAGAGTGAATGATCCCCTGAGTGTGGGTTGCAACAACCTGATCAAACAAAATCAAGCCCACCTGCTTACCTCAGCCGCAGATCTGATATACATCATGAACTGGACCTTAGACCGCCCGAGCCAGCCGATACAAAAGCAGTTGTTTTTGGATCTGGAACCACAGGAACAAGAAGTCTTTAACGTTCTTGAACGTCAGCACAACGAGCAGTTAGATACCATCGCTCTCCAGTGTATGCGTCCGCCGCATCAGGTGGCGAGTACCTTGCTCAGTCTGGAACTTAAAGGAGTAGTGAGACCTTTGCCCGGTAAGCGCTTCGAATTGACCTAG
- a CDS encoding SPOR domain-containing protein, whose product MQLESYISDLLYRYECVILPEFGAFLTQYKSAQVHQNTHAFHPPSKVLSFNGQLTANDGLLANYMAKSEAIPHEEANQRIAQEVARMHRELKQGNTLGLKNVGEFHLGDDQQLQFEPSRHLNYLTSSFGLGMFTTPPVAREVYKEQVEELEAKAPLAITESRRGNYNWLKYAAVGLIALSVGGLLGMNYLKNVENYNVVARQEAESQLEQKIQEATFAIDNPLPAITLTATKPSGKYHLVAGAFRIEENADRQVERLRQNGYKARILGTNRYGLHQVVYSSHEDAETALAELKKVRQNENKSAWLLVKTVD is encoded by the coding sequence ATGCAGTTGGAGTCTTACATCAGTGATTTATTATATCGGTATGAATGTGTAATCCTGCCTGAATTTGGTGCGTTCTTAACGCAGTATAAATCGGCTCAGGTGCATCAAAATACCCATGCTTTTCATCCGCCGAGCAAGGTGCTGTCTTTCAACGGCCAATTGACGGCCAATGATGGACTCCTGGCTAATTACATGGCTAAGAGCGAAGCCATTCCCCATGAAGAAGCCAATCAACGCATTGCTCAGGAAGTGGCCCGTATGCATCGTGAATTGAAGCAAGGGAATACACTAGGTTTAAAGAATGTAGGAGAATTTCATCTGGGAGACGATCAGCAATTGCAATTTGAGCCCTCTCGTCATTTGAATTACCTTACCAGCTCGTTTGGTTTAGGCATGTTCACTACTCCACCGGTAGCCCGGGAAGTTTACAAAGAGCAGGTGGAAGAGCTGGAGGCTAAAGCCCCGCTCGCAATTACCGAAAGTAGAAGGGGAAATTACAACTGGCTTAAGTACGCGGCTGTAGGCCTGATCGCCCTGAGCGTAGGAGGTCTGCTAGGAATGAACTACCTCAAGAATGTAGAAAACTACAATGTAGTCGCCAGACAAGAAGCAGAAAGCCAACTGGAGCAGAAAATACAAGAGGCCACCTTTGCCATTGACAACCCTCTTCCTGCAATTACACTGACCGCGACCAAGCCCAGCGGTAAATACCATTTGGTCGCCGGAGCCTTCCGTATTGAAGAAAATGCTGATCGTCAGGTGGAACGCTTACGTCAAAATGGCTATAAGGCTCGTATTTTAGGAACTAATCGTTACGGATTACATCAAGTGGTCTACAGCAGCCACGAAGATGCTGAAACTGCACTGGCAGAACTTAAAAAGGTGCGACAAAACGAAAATAAGTCGGCCTGGCTCCTGGTGAAGACGGTAGACTAG
- a CDS encoding acyl-CoA thioesterase — protein sequence MEAKTPRESRAVQSDIVLPNDTNPLQNMFGGELLARMDRVASIAARRHSRRITVTASVNHVAFNKSIPLGCVVTIEAHISRAFNTSMEVFLDVWVEDRESGKKTKANEAIYTFVAVDDTGTPVSIPPLQPETELEQERYEAALRRKQLSLVLAGKMKPKEATELKALFL from the coding sequence ATGGAAGCCAAAACCCCTCGTGAATCGCGTGCTGTTCAAAGTGATATTGTATTGCCCAATGATACCAATCCATTACAGAATATGTTTGGAGGAGAATTATTGGCACGGATGGACCGGGTAGCCAGCATTGCTGCACGAAGACACTCCCGAAGAATTACCGTTACTGCTTCTGTCAATCACGTAGCTTTCAACAAGAGTATTCCTTTGGGCTGTGTAGTGACTATAGAAGCCCATATTTCAAGAGCTTTTAACACCTCAATGGAGGTTTTTCTGGATGTATGGGTGGAAGATCGCGAGAGCGGGAAGAAGACCAAAGCCAATGAAGCCATCTATACCTTTGTAGCTGTTGATGATACCGGCACCCCGGTAAGCATCCCTCCGCTCCAACCCGAAACCGAGCTCGAACAGGAACGCTACGAAGCTGCTTTAAGAAGAAAGCAGCTTAGTCTAGTTCTGGCCGGTAAAATGAAACCTAAAGAAGCTACCGAGCTTAAAGCCCTCTTCCTGTAA
- a CDS encoding amidohydrolase, with protein sequence MKTFLTLIIGLGTLFSWSQASNQQILSDLDQKSEEYQKIAHTIWEYAEMGYQEERSAALLQKTLQEEDFKLEVGVAGMPTAFVATYGSGAPVIAILGEYDALPGLSQKAMTKKMSAGGEAGHACGHHLFGTASAAAAIALKNYLKESGKSGTIKFYGCPAEEGGSGKVYLTRAGLFDGVDVALHWHPGNKNAANPGAALANKSAKFRFYGVSAHAAGAPERGRSALDGVEAMNYMVNMMREHIPEQARIHYIITQGGKAPNVVPDFAEVYYYARHDKRDVVISIFDRMVKAAEGAALGTGTTMDYEMIGGTHELLPNLTLQKVMFDNLNEIGGFTYTPEETKFAKEIAQSLDTELNTQYVEGVSPYDTSARPGGSTDVGDVSFAVPTVGMSAATWVPGTPAHSWQAVAAGGMSIGEKGMMVAAKTLTLTGIDLLENPQLLEEAQAEFAKRRGADFEYIPLLGDRDPALNYRN encoded by the coding sequence ATGAAAACTTTTCTTACCCTCATTATCGGTCTGGGTACCCTGTTCAGCTGGTCTCAGGCTTCCAATCAGCAAATCCTGTCCGATTTAGATCAAAAATCGGAAGAATACCAAAAAATTGCCCATACCATTTGGGAGTACGCCGAAATGGGGTACCAGGAAGAACGCAGCGCAGCCCTCTTGCAAAAGACGCTTCAAGAAGAGGATTTTAAACTAGAGGTTGGGGTTGCCGGGATGCCGACCGCCTTTGTAGCCACTTACGGCTCCGGGGCTCCGGTGATTGCCATTTTGGGAGAATACGACGCCTTACCGGGGCTATCGCAAAAGGCCATGACCAAAAAAATGAGTGCCGGTGGAGAGGCAGGCCATGCCTGTGGTCATCACCTCTTTGGCACTGCTTCGGCTGCGGCCGCTATTGCGCTTAAAAACTATTTGAAAGAATCCGGAAAGTCGGGGACCATCAAATTTTATGGTTGTCCGGCAGAAGAGGGGGGTTCAGGGAAGGTCTATCTCACTCGAGCCGGTCTGTTTGACGGTGTAGACGTAGCCCTGCACTGGCATCCCGGAAACAAAAATGCAGCCAATCCCGGAGCGGCTTTAGCAAATAAATCGGCAAAATTCCGTTTTTACGGAGTTTCGGCTCATGCGGCTGGCGCCCCGGAGCGGGGACGTTCTGCCCTGGATGGTGTAGAAGCTATGAATTATATGGTGAATATGATGCGTGAGCATATCCCGGAGCAAGCCCGTATTCATTACATCATCACGCAAGGAGGTAAAGCGCCCAACGTGGTTCCAGACTTTGCCGAAGTCTATTACTACGCCCGTCACGATAAGCGAGATGTGGTCATTTCCATCTTTGACCGTATGGTCAAGGCCGCTGAAGGAGCTGCCCTGGGTACAGGCACCACCATGGATTATGAAATGATCGGAGGGACTCACGAATTGCTGCCTAACCTTACCTTGCAGAAGGTCATGTTTGACAATCTCAACGAAATAGGTGGATTCACCTATACCCCAGAAGAGACCAAATTTGCTAAGGAAATCGCCCAAAGCCTGGATACGGAGCTCAATACGCAGTATGTAGAAGGGGTATCCCCTTATGATACTTCCGCCCGTCCGGGAGGGTCTACAGATGTTGGCGATGTAAGCTTTGCTGTACCCACGGTGGGCATGTCGGCAGCTACCTGGGTGCCGGGTACCCCTGCTCACAGTTGGCAGGCGGTTGCCGCGGGTGGGATGAGTATAGGTGAAAAAGGCATGATGGTCGCGGCCAAGACCTTGACCCTAACCGGAATTGATCTGTTAGAGAACCCACAATTACTAGAGGAGGCTCAAGCAGAATTTGCGAAAAGACGAGGAGCGGATTTTGAATATATACCGCTGTTGGGAGATCGTGACCCCGCTTTAAATTACCGCAACTAA
- a CDS encoding peptidoglycan DD-metalloendopeptidase family protein: protein MNSQKPSLLKFLSVCILLLGCGLLGAQTDKQAALEAKRRALQQEIAQIEQLRAGIKKKEISILTQVEDLDQRINTRENLIQVTNQQANLLTRKINTNLDRITALREELENLKEDYGRMVLQSYKSKNQQSRIMFLLSSENFLQAYKRLQYMKQYAAYRKKQGDQIKERTALLQETNKQLIEQKAKKQALIAENRAARAQLRQEKQQQDALIAEVRKKESSFAQQIRQKQKEADRIDRQIEAIIKEAIAASNKKAGKETTSKTFALTAESRALASDFVANKGKLPWPVLKGRVIKGYGRQQHPTLPNITTFNSGVEIETTPGSKARAIFGGTVFRIQDLPGAASAIYIRHGNYISVYQNIRDLKVKVNDVVSLKQDLGTISVNPFSGKTILKFLVYKDSDRLNPSNWIFNM from the coding sequence ATGAACAGTCAGAAACCATCCCTTCTTAAGTTTTTGAGTGTTTGTATCCTTTTATTGGGTTGCGGATTATTAGGAGCCCAAACGGATAAACAAGCGGCTTTAGAAGCCAAGAGAAGAGCCCTGCAACAAGAGATTGCCCAGATCGAACAATTACGCGCCGGAATTAAAAAGAAAGAGATCTCCATATTGACTCAAGTGGAAGATTTGGATCAACGGATCAATACCCGAGAAAACCTAATTCAGGTGACTAATCAGCAGGCCAATTTGCTGACGCGAAAGATAAACACCAATCTGGATAGGATTACAGCGTTGCGAGAGGAACTCGAAAATCTCAAAGAAGATTACGGGCGCATGGTCTTGCAATCTTATAAAAGTAAAAATCAGCAAAGCAGGATCATGTTTTTGCTCTCTTCCGAGAATTTCTTGCAAGCTTATAAGCGACTGCAGTACATGAAACAGTACGCCGCCTATCGTAAGAAACAAGGCGATCAAATTAAAGAACGTACCGCTTTACTTCAAGAAACCAACAAGCAACTCATCGAGCAAAAAGCGAAAAAACAAGCCCTGATCGCCGAAAACCGTGCGGCCAGAGCACAACTCCGCCAAGAAAAGCAGCAACAAGATGCTCTAATTGCTGAGGTCCGTAAAAAGGAAAGCAGTTTTGCCCAGCAGATCAGGCAAAAACAAAAAGAAGCAGATCGCATTGACCGCCAGATCGAAGCGATTATTAAGGAAGCCATAGCGGCCTCCAACAAAAAAGCAGGTAAGGAAACGACCAGCAAAACCTTTGCCTTAACTGCTGAATCCAGAGCACTTGCTAGTGACTTTGTCGCCAATAAAGGGAAATTACCCTGGCCCGTGCTCAAGGGACGGGTCATCAAAGGATATGGCCGACAACAACACCCTACCTTGCCCAATATAACCACATTCAATAGCGGGGTGGAAATAGAAACTACCCCGGGAAGCAAGGCTCGAGCAATTTTTGGAGGTACCGTTTTTCGTATTCAAGACCTACCTGGAGCAGCCAGCGCGATCTATATCAGGCATGGAAACTACATATCCGTATATCAAAACATCAGAGACCTCAAGGTAAAGGTGAATGACGTGGTGTCGCTTAAACAAGATCTTGGAACGATCTCCGTCAATCCATTTAGTGGAAAAACGATTCTTAAGTTTTTGGTCTATAAAGACAGCGATCGTTTGAACCCATCCAACTGGATTTTCAATATGTAG
- a CDS encoding DUF4292 domain-containing protein, translated as MRKIKWIVILTLVLAMAGCKSTKTAREGNLEELTTARVIKNHYRSQPVFQTLVERLRVRYRDENTSQSAGVSLRMEKDETLWISASFLGITVGKALLTPDKVSYYEKVNRSYFDGDFRFISDFLGTELSYEQVQRLVLGQPVYDLRSGNYKANTGEDHYLVVPKIQPNDYDLLFYFDPQNFRLQQQQLLQRAENRALIVTYGDYEWAGKGWLPKSIRIRALEGDKITEIEMDVRTIETDVRVSFPFSIPNGYKAIDL; from the coding sequence ATGAGAAAAATAAAATGGATTGTGATCCTCACCCTGGTCTTGGCTATGGCCGGTTGTAAATCAACCAAAACAGCAAGGGAGGGAAACCTGGAAGAGCTGACGACTGCGCGAGTCATTAAAAACCATTATCGCTCACAACCTGTATTTCAAACATTGGTGGAACGTCTTAGAGTCCGCTATCGCGATGAAAACACGAGTCAGAGTGCCGGGGTGAGTCTCCGGATGGAGAAAGATGAGACTTTATGGATCAGTGCTTCTTTTCTCGGAATTACCGTAGGGAAGGCCCTGCTTACACCGGATAAAGTGAGCTATTATGAAAAAGTGAATCGTTCCTATTTTGACGGAGATTTTCGTTTTATCAGTGATTTTTTGGGGACCGAACTAAGCTATGAACAAGTGCAGCGATTGGTTCTGGGTCAACCGGTCTACGATCTGCGAAGTGGAAATTATAAAGCGAACACCGGAGAAGATCACTACTTGGTAGTGCCAAAAATACAGCCCAACGACTATGATCTGCTGTTCTATTTCGATCCACAGAATTTTCGATTGCAGCAGCAACAATTGTTGCAAAGAGCTGAAAACCGAGCACTCATCGTGACTTATGGCGATTATGAGTGGGCAGGCAAAGGATGGCTCCCCAAGTCTATCCGTATTCGAGCTCTTGAAGGAGACAAGATTACAGAGATTGAAATGGATGTACGCACCATCGAAACTGATGTTCGGGTATCCTTTCCCTTTTCCATTCCGAATGGATATAAGGCCATCGATTTATGA